One Chitinivibrionales bacterium genomic region harbors:
- a CDS encoding OmpA family protein: protein MKRLPSILFLTSAVLLMALYGCGKKTTTIKDTMPEPEPSVTTEVETPEPETEPSDDIVFQTRDIDAEMQEIFVPIYFEYDQYELRGDAIQKLERAARFLSENTDVRILLEGHADERGSNEYNIGLGENRAKTVKSYLTSYGIPSSRLEFTSYGRERPAITNCPDEECHKKNRRVEWKVLER, encoded by the coding sequence ATGAAACGGCTGCCTTCCATACTGTTTTTGACATCAGCGGTTCTTCTAATGGCTCTTTACGGATGTGGCAAAAAGACCACGACCATCAAAGACACCATGCCGGAACCGGAACCGTCTGTTACTACCGAAGTTGAAACACCTGAGCCCGAAACCGAACCATCCGACGACATTGTTTTCCAGACCCGGGATATCGACGCCGAAATGCAAGAGATATTCGTGCCGATCTATTTCGAGTATGACCAATACGAACTCCGGGGTGATGCAATCCAGAAACTCGAACGTGCCGCCAGGTTTCTTTCCGAAAACACCGATGTCCGGATTCTTCTCGAAGGCCATGCCGATGAACGGGGTTCGAATGAATACAATATCGGACTCGGCGAGAACAGAGCCAAGACGGTGAAAAGCTATCTTACCTCCTACGGCATTCCCTCATCGCGCCTGGAGTTTACTTCCTACGGAAGAGAACGTCCTGCAATAACGAATTGCCCCGATGAAGAATGTCATAAGAAAAACCGCCGTGTCGAGTGGAAAGTGCTCGAACGGTAG